The stretch of DNA CACCGCGCTGACGGTGGTCCATGCGGGGAACAAGGACAATGTGCTGCCGGGCCGCGCCGATGCGGTGGTCAATTTCCGCATTCGTCCCGGCGATACGGTGGGCGGCGTGATGGAGCACGTCAAGCAGGCCGTCAATAACGATGCGGTGCATGCGCAGCTGGATGCTGGGGCGTCCGAGCCGTCGCGTATTTCGCCGATCGAGTCGGCGCAGTACGCGCTGATCAACCGCACCATTCGCGAGGTGTTCAGCGATGCAGCGGTGGCGCCGGGGATTGTGATCGGCGCCACCGATTCGCGCCATTACAAGGATGTGAGCGAGCATCTGTACCGTTTCTCGCCGGTGCGCGCCGGGCCGGATGATCTGCCGCGCTTCCACGGCACCAATGAACGCATCGGCATCGATAACTATCTGGAAGCGGTCCGCTTCTATGTGCAACTGGCCAGGAACGGTAAATGAAGAAGCTGATACTCGCGGTGGTGTTGGGTGGCGTTCTGCATGGTGCGATGGCGGCCGATCAGGGCTTGCTGGAGGCGGCGCGCACACAGCAGGCCCCGTTGCTGGCGACGCTCAAGGAGCTGGTACTGATCGAATCGGGCAGCAGCGATACGGCCGGCGTGGCGCGCGTGGCCGATGTCAGCGCGCGGCGGCTGACGGCGCTGGGTGCGGCGGTGGAGCGCAAGGATGGTATCGTCACCGGCCGCTTCACCGGCAAGGGCAGCAAGCGGCTGATGCTGATCGCGCATATGGATACGGTGTACCAGCCGGGCATCCTGGCCACGCAGCAGTATCACGTGGACGGCAACCGCGTGTATGGTCCCGGCATTGCCGACGACAAAAGCGGCATCGCGCTGATTCTGCACACCATCGAAATGCTGCATGCGCGCGGCTGGCGCGACTATGCGCAGCTGACCGTGATCTTTAATCCGGATGAGGAAGTCGGTTCGCGCGCGTCCGGCGAGTGGATCGCCACGCAGGCGGCGCAGCATGATTTTGTGTTTTCCTGCGAGCCGAATGGCGCACAGATGGAGGGCATTCTGCTGAGCGCCAGCGGCATCGCCACCGCGACCATGACGGTGCAGGGCCGCGCCGCGCATGCTGGCGTGGCGCCGAAGGTTGGCCGCAATGCGCTGATCGAGCTGTCGCACCAGCTGCTGCAAACGCAGGATATCAATGTGCCCGGCGCGCAGCTGAACTGGACGCGCGCCAATGCCGGCCTGGTGACCAATCAGATTCCCGCCAGCGCTACCGCGCAGGGTGACGTGCGCTTGAGCGCGGCCGATGGTGCGCAGCGCTTGCAGCAGGCACTCAGCGAGAAGGTGGCCAAGCCGCTGGTGGCGGATACCGTCACCACGGTGGCGATCGAGCAGGGACGGCCGCCGTTCATCGCTACCGATGCGGCGCGCGCGTGGGCGGCCAGGGCGCAGGCCATTTACGGTGAGATCGACCGCAAGCTGGCGCTGTATCCCGGCACCGGCGGCGGCACCGACGCCGGCTACGCCAGCCGATCCGGCAAGGCCATTGTACTGGAGGCGTTTGGCCTGGCCGGCGATGGCGTGCATGGCAAGGATGAATACATCACCATCGATTCGATTGTGCCGCGACTGTATCTGCTCAGCCGCATGATGCAGGAAGCAGGCGCCTCTCGGTAAATTCTCAGTAAGGCTTCACCACTCAGTACCACCAACAGCAGCCACGTACCGGACGGCCTCCAAGCCGCCCGGCGGGGACTGCTGCATTCTAAAAAAAATCAATCAAAGGGAGTAGGCATGATGAAGGAAACTGTATTGGCGCAGGCATTGCGCATGATGTTCGCCGGCGGGCTGGCGGCGACGGTGGTGATCGCGCCAGCCACCGCGCAGGAGGACGGCGAGAAGATGCAGCGCGTGGAGGTGACCGGTTCGTCGGTCAAGCGCGCCGATTCGGAAACCGCGCTGCCGGTGCAGATGATTAGCAAGCAGGATATCCAGCGCATCGGCGCCACCAGCACGGAGGGGCTGCTGGCGTCGATCGCGTCGCTGTCGTCGGCCGGCGCGACCTCGAATGCGGCCGGGGCGTCGAGCGGCACGTTCGGGCTGTCGTCGATTTCGCTGCGCGGGCTGGGTGCGCAGCGCACGCTGGTGCTGGTCAATGGCCGCCGGCTGGCGGCATTTGCGGGCGGCGGCGGGGCCACGGTCAACGTCAATGTGATTCCGCTGGCGGCGATCGAGCGCATCGAGGTGCTGAAGGATGGCGCGTCCGGCGTGTATGGCAGCGATGCGGTGGCCGGTGTGGTCAACTTCATTTTATCGAAGAGTTTTGAGGGCATTGAGGTCAGTGGCGGCACGGGTTCGCCGACCACGCATGGCGGCGGGCAGAATAACAAGGCGTCGGTGACCGGCGGCCTGGGTAACCTGGAGCGCGATGGCTACAGCGCGGTGGTGTCGGCGTCGTGGGAGAAGGAGAAGGCGCTGTTCGGGCGTGACCGCGATTACGCCAAGTCGGGTAACAATATGCCGTATTACGTGTCCGGCGCGACGGGGCAGGGCAATATCGAGGGCGTGGTGATTCCGGGTGCGTATCCGAATGACCGTGGCGCGGGCTTTGGCGCGTCGCCGGCGACCGGCTACGGCAATCCGCTGGCGGCGCAGGGCAAGTGCGCGGATATCCAGATGTTCCAGAATCCGACGCCGAGCAGCAAGGGCGCGCCTTACTGCGCGTATGACAGCGCCTCGGCCACCAATCTGATTCCGGCGCGTGAACTGGGCAATCTGACCGGTAATCTGACTTTCAAGATCAATGAAGACCACCAGCTGTTTGCCGATGCGCTGCTGTCGCGTAGTGTGGTGACCAACACCATCCAGACCAGTCCTGAGCGGCGCAGCTTCCTGGTGGCGGATAGCGCGTTCGTCCAACAGAAGGTCGATCCGTCGCTGATCCTTTATCCGAGCAATCCGGTGTATCAGTCGATTGTGGTGCCTTATCTGACGGCGCAGGGCTTTACGTCGATCATTGGCCAACCGCTGGCGATTACCAGCCGCGTGTTCGATTTCGGGCCGCGCCAGTCGCGTGATGTGGCGACGCAGTCGCGCTTCGTCGGCGGCGCGCGCGGCACGGTGTGGGGACAGGATTACGAAGTGGCGTTGACCTCCAACCGCAGCAAGGTGTCGGGATCGCTGCCGTCCGGGTACTTCCTGCAGGTGGAGTATGCGAAGATCATCAACGATCCGGCCAATAACTGGAATCCGTGGGCGCCGGGCGGCGTGCAGACCGGCGCGCTGGCGGAGAAGCTGAAGACGGCGCAGTACACCGGCAAGACCATCGACGGCTGGTCGGACAGTGATCTGATCGACAGCAAGATCACCGGTGATCTGTTCAAGCTCGATGGCCGCGCGGTACAGTATGCGGCCGGCGTCCAGGCGCGGCATGAGAGCTACAAGATTTCGCCCAGCGCGGCGATTCTGAGCGGTGACGTCGGCGGGGCGGGCGGCGCATTGGCCGCGGTGGACCGCAGCCGCACCATCCGTTCGGTGTTCGGCGAGATCAATGCGCCGCTGCTGAGCAGCGTGGAGGCCAATCTGGCGCTGCGCAACGACCATTACAACGATGTCGGTGCGTCGACCAATTACAAGGCCAGCCTGCGCTGGCAGCCGGTGCGCAGCCTGCTGTTACGCGGCTCGCTCGGCAGCGGCTTCCGCGCGCCGACGCTGAGCGATCTGTGGACGCCGCAGGTGGTCGGTACCACGGTGGCGTTCAGCGATCCGAAAACCGGCCAGAGTTCATTACAGGTGAATGGCGTCACCGGCGGCAATCCGAACCTGAAGCCGGAGGAATCGCGCCAGGCGTCGGTGGGCGTGGTGTGGTCGCCGGCCAGCTGGCTGAACGCGGGCGTGGACTGGTTCCGCATCAAGATCACCGACATCCTGGCGACGCCGTCGGCGCAGGAGGTGGTGTCGCGCTACCGCGCTGGCGATCCGGCGTATGCCAATCTGGTGGTCCTGAACGGCAACGATATCGATCTGGTCAAGACGGTGCTGGCCAATACCGGCAACGCCACGGTGCAGGGCGCGGACGTGTTCATCAGCGGCCGCCAGGCCTTCGGCCCCGGCAAGCTGGATGTGGCGCTGAACGGCACGTATATGGACAAGTTCGACCAGACCAGTCCGGGCGGGGTGCTGTCGCACAAGGTGGGGACGCTGGTCGACAGCAAGGGCACGCCGGTGATCGGCGCCGATGCCGGCGGCGTGGTGCTGCGCTGGAAGCACACGCTGAACGCGACCTGGACCCAGGGCGCGCTGGCCACCACGCTGATCCAGAACTACCGCGCGCGTTACGAGGCCGCGCATGATTTGCTGGGGCAGCGGGTGTTCATGGGAGCGATGGCGACCTACGACGCCAACCTGACGTGGCGCGGGCTGAAGAACACCACGCTGACGCTCGGCGTGCGCAATCTGTTCGACCGCCAGCCGCAGACCTTTGTGCCGGTGGCGGCGCAGTTCCAGTATGGCTATGACGTCAGCACTTATGATCCGCGCGGGCGCTTCGTCTACGTCAACGCCAGCTACGCCTTCCGTTAAACGGCGGCGCCGCTGGGATAGATGCGGCTACGGACCGGCCGCAGTTCCGGGCGCGAGGCGGCGTTGTCGTCGTCCTGCGCCAGGAATTTGCTGCCGATTTCAAACCACTCCTCGCTGGAGATGACTTTTTGCGCCAGCGGCAGCAGTTCCTGCTCTTCCTTGTCGAGGCGCTTGAGCAGGTTCTGGCAATACAGGTCGATGGTCTTGCACAGGAAATTGCCCTGCGAGGCGCTGCGGCGCATGGCGCGGCGCAGGCAGCGGTAGACGGCGTTGAGCATCGCGCTGCCGCGCTTGCTCAGCGATTCGAGGTCGTTCATCAGCGGCGCGCAATTCGGTTCAGCGGCGCGCACGGCCGGCATCAGGCAGGCTTCCACTTTGCGCTGGTGACGCGATTCGGCGAAGCTGGTCAGTTCCTTGAGCTGGGATTCGATGAACACAGGGTCGATTTCCTGTGGACGGCGGGCGATGGTCTGCACGTACTGCAGCAGCCGCGAGATGAAGTGGCGTTCTTTCTTTTGTTCGATGGAGAGTGTCAACAAGACATAGGTGGCAGTAAGCAT from Duganella dendranthematis encodes:
- a CDS encoding glutamate carboxypeptidase, yielding MKKLILAVVLGGVLHGAMAADQGLLEAARTQQAPLLATLKELVLIESGSSDTAGVARVADVSARRLTALGAAVERKDGIVTGRFTGKGSKRLMLIAHMDTVYQPGILATQQYHVDGNRVYGPGIADDKSGIALILHTIEMLHARGWRDYAQLTVIFNPDEEVGSRASGEWIATQAAQHDFVFSCEPNGAQMEGILLSASGIATATMTVQGRAAHAGVAPKVGRNALIELSHQLLQTQDINVPGAQLNWTRANAGLVTNQIPASATAQGDVRLSAADGAQRLQQALSEKVAKPLVADTVTTVAIEQGRPPFIATDAARAWAARAQAIYGEIDRKLALYPGTGGGTDAGYASRSGKAIVLEAFGLAGDGVHGKDEYITIDSIVPRLYLLSRMMQEAGASR
- a CDS encoding TonB-dependent receptor; the encoded protein is MMKETVLAQALRMMFAGGLAATVVIAPATAQEDGEKMQRVEVTGSSVKRADSETALPVQMISKQDIQRIGATSTEGLLASIASLSSAGATSNAAGASSGTFGLSSISLRGLGAQRTLVLVNGRRLAAFAGGGGATVNVNVIPLAAIERIEVLKDGASGVYGSDAVAGVVNFILSKSFEGIEVSGGTGSPTTHGGGQNNKASVTGGLGNLERDGYSAVVSASWEKEKALFGRDRDYAKSGNNMPYYVSGATGQGNIEGVVIPGAYPNDRGAGFGASPATGYGNPLAAQGKCADIQMFQNPTPSSKGAPYCAYDSASATNLIPARELGNLTGNLTFKINEDHQLFADALLSRSVVTNTIQTSPERRSFLVADSAFVQQKVDPSLILYPSNPVYQSIVVPYLTAQGFTSIIGQPLAITSRVFDFGPRQSRDVATQSRFVGGARGTVWGQDYEVALTSNRSKVSGSLPSGYFLQVEYAKIINDPANNWNPWAPGGVQTGALAEKLKTAQYTGKTIDGWSDSDLIDSKITGDLFKLDGRAVQYAAGVQARHESYKISPSAAILSGDVGGAGGALAAVDRSRTIRSVFGEINAPLLSSVEANLALRNDHYNDVGASTNYKASLRWQPVRSLLLRGSLGSGFRAPTLSDLWTPQVVGTTVAFSDPKTGQSSLQVNGVTGGNPNLKPEESRQASVGVVWSPASWLNAGVDWFRIKITDILATPSAQEVVSRYRAGDPAYANLVVLNGNDIDLVKTVLANTGNATVQGADVFISGRQAFGPGKLDVALNGTYMDKFDQTSPGGVLSHKVGTLVDSKGTPVIGADAGGVVLRWKHTLNATWTQGALATTLIQNYRARYEAAHDLLGQRVFMGAMATYDANLTWRGLKNTTLTLGVRNLFDRQPQTFVPVAAQFQYGYDVSTYDPRGRFVYVNASYAFR